From the genome of Verrucomicrobiaceae bacterium, one region includes:
- a CDS encoding lactonase family protein, translating into MKRLFLTAAALSTLVMTSASAGENYLVYFGTNTNAKNGSKGIYVARFNSSSGQLTQPELAAEAGNPGFLAIHPSKKYLFAIGDVTGPDGKKGGGISSFTIDSGSGRLTLINQSSAVGNGPCHVNVDASGKMAALANYGSGSVASYSISAEGKLSEPASFIQHEGSSIDPKRQAGPHAHSVNFSPDNRFAFACDLGLDKVLIYKVDPASGKLTPNDPAFAKTPAGGGPRHLAFHPSGKFIFVNNEMAMTETVFAYDAATGAMTEIETVSTLPEADRGKPGFSTAETLAHPNGKNVYVSNRTHDTIAVFACDPTTGKLTLLQNVPVEGQIPRNICLDPTGKWLIAAHQNSGTAALFKVDAESGKLTFTGTKVEVPGSICVRFLAVE; encoded by the coding sequence ATGAAACGCCTATTCCTCACCGCCGCTGCTCTTTCCACGCTCGTCATGACCTCAGCGTCAGCGGGTGAAAACTACCTCGTTTACTTTGGGACCAATACGAATGCCAAAAATGGCTCCAAAGGCATCTACGTCGCTCGTTTCAACAGCAGCAGCGGTCAGCTCACTCAGCCAGAACTCGCCGCCGAGGCCGGAAATCCCGGTTTCTTGGCCATCCATCCCTCCAAAAAGTATCTTTTCGCCATCGGTGACGTCACTGGGCCAGATGGCAAAAAAGGCGGCGGCATCAGCTCCTTCACCATCGACTCTGGCAGCGGCCGACTCACGCTCATCAATCAATCCAGCGCTGTCGGCAATGGGCCCTGCCACGTCAATGTCGATGCCAGCGGGAAAATGGCCGCTTTGGCCAACTACGGCAGCGGCAGCGTCGCCTCCTACTCCATCAGTGCCGAGGGCAAGCTCAGTGAGCCCGCCAGCTTCATTCAGCATGAAGGCAGCAGCATCGACCCGAAGCGCCAAGCCGGCCCGCATGCCCACAGCGTCAATTTCAGCCCAGATAACCGCTTCGCCTTCGCCTGCGACCTCGGGCTCGACAAAGTGCTCATCTACAAAGTCGATCCTGCGAGCGGCAAACTCACGCCAAACGACCCCGCTTTTGCCAAAACGCCCGCAGGTGGTGGCCCGCGCCATCTCGCCTTTCACCCTAGTGGCAAATTCATCTTCGTGAACAACGAAATGGCCATGACGGAGACCGTCTTCGCCTATGACGCCGCCACAGGAGCCATGACCGAGATCGAGACCGTCTCCACGCTGCCAGAGGCAGATCGCGGCAAGCCCGGCTTCAGCACCGCAGAGACCCTGGCACATCCGAATGGCAAAAACGTCTATGTCTCCAATCGCACGCATGACACCATCGCCGTCTTCGCCTGTGATCCCACCACTGGGAAGCTCACCCTCCTCCAAAATGTGCCCGTCGAAGGCCAGATCCCGCGCAACATCTGCCTCGATCCCACCGGCAAATGGCTCATCGCTGCGCATCAAAACAGCGGCACCGCCGCCCTCTTCAAAGTGGACGCGGAAAGCGGCAAACTCACCTTCACCGGCACCAAAGTCGAAGTCCCCGGCAGCATCTGCGTGCGCTTCCTAGCCGTCGAGTAA
- a CDS encoding DUF3500 domain-containing protein has product MNTLLTPAPASSRRRFLSRSAQVATAGLFGRAFAETAPAAAGLPSETLVTQLYKTLDDTQKAAICLPWSDSRRQKVDNNWHIVKQPIRDVLKADQQAMVREIFDKLHSDEYKTEVWKQFDHDNKGDGGFGSASIALFGEPGTNQFEFVLTGRHCTRRCDGDSERGAALGGPIFYGHAAGSFNEKPDHAGNVYWYQAKRANEVFAALDGKQREKALLDSSRQEKGNLTVELTGKTSGLEGLRLADMTADQKGLVRGVLSDLLKPFRKHDADEAMQYIEAAGIDNLHMAFFKKGDLGNDGVWDVWQIEGPNMVWFFRGAPHVHCWAHIRDKAAA; this is encoded by the coding sequence ATGAATACGCTCCTCACTCCTGCCCCTGCCTCCAGCCGCCGCCGATTCCTCTCCCGTAGTGCCCAGGTGGCTACGGCGGGGCTTTTTGGTCGTGCTTTTGCTGAAACTGCACCTGCTGCTGCTGGGTTGCCCTCCGAGACACTGGTCACGCAGCTCTACAAAACACTCGATGACACCCAAAAGGCCGCCATCTGCCTGCCCTGGAGTGATTCCCGCCGCCAGAAGGTGGATAACAACTGGCACATCGTGAAGCAGCCCATCCGTGATGTGCTCAAAGCGGACCAGCAGGCCATGGTGCGTGAGATTTTCGACAAACTGCACAGCGATGAGTACAAGACAGAGGTGTGGAAGCAGTTCGATCACGATAACAAAGGCGATGGCGGCTTCGGCAGTGCCTCGATCGCACTCTTTGGTGAGCCGGGGACGAATCAGTTCGAGTTCGTGCTCACAGGCCGCCACTGCACCCGCCGCTGTGATGGAGATAGCGAGCGCGGAGCGGCTCTGGGCGGCCCCATCTTCTACGGACACGCCGCAGGCAGCTTCAATGAGAAGCCGGACCACGCGGGCAATGTCTATTGGTACCAAGCCAAGCGTGCGAACGAGGTCTTCGCCGCGCTGGATGGTAAGCAGCGTGAAAAAGCCCTGCTCGACTCCTCCCGCCAGGAAAAGGGCAATCTCACCGTCGAGCTCACGGGCAAGACCAGTGGCCTGGAGGGCCTACGCCTCGCGGACATGACAGCGGATCAAAAGGGCCTCGTTCGTGGTGTGCTCTCCGATCTGCTGAAACCCTTCCGCAAGCATGATGCCGATGAGGCGATGCAGTACATCGAAGCCGCTGGCATCGACAATCTGCACATGGCCTTCTTCAAAAAAGGCGACCTCGGCAACGACGGCGTGTGGGATGTCTGGCAGATCGAAGGGCCGAATATGGTCTGGTTCTTCCGTGGGGCACCCCACGTCCACTGCTGGGCCCACATCCGCGACAAAGCGGCCGCGTAA
- a CDS encoding endonuclease/exonuclease/phosphatase family protein, which yields MERQPGTLRMVTWNVNWGVSFPDRVAAFLRASQADVICLQETNAEWEATLAQRLSDLYPFRVFRESEGRMGGGLAFLSRIRGREVSYIRSTTGWFDAWIMSFHHAGRLVPVLNVHLRPPVSESGSAVTGYVTTNDDREAEIIRFAKHLDPNQPNIVCGDFNESPRGLAVQWLEKRGMLNVLSQFDSRSPTWEWPTSILTLRRRMDHVMVQSHAWRCQNAQVVRIPASDHFPVVVDLALPGA from the coding sequence GTGGAACGCCAACCGGGCACACTGCGCATGGTCACCTGGAATGTGAACTGGGGCGTATCTTTTCCAGATCGTGTCGCAGCGTTTTTGCGTGCCTCCCAGGCGGATGTCATTTGTTTGCAGGAGACGAATGCTGAGTGGGAGGCAACGTTGGCACAGCGCTTGAGCGATTTGTATCCGTTCCGCGTCTTTCGTGAATCCGAGGGGCGGATGGGTGGAGGGCTGGCCTTCCTTTCGCGCATCCGTGGCCGAGAGGTGTCCTATATTAGATCCACGACTGGGTGGTTCGATGCCTGGATCATGTCTTTCCATCATGCGGGGCGTTTGGTGCCCGTGCTCAACGTCCATTTGCGACCACCTGTCAGTGAATCTGGCAGTGCTGTCACAGGCTATGTGACGACAAACGATGACCGCGAAGCAGAAATCATCCGCTTTGCGAAGCATCTCGATCCAAATCAGCCCAACATCGTATGCGGGGACTTTAACGAGTCACCACGCGGGCTCGCGGTGCAATGGCTGGAGAAGCGTGGCATGCTCAATGTGCTTTCCCAGTTCGATTCACGCTCCCCGACTTGGGAGTGGCCGACATCCATCCTCACACTACGCCGCCGCATGGATCATGTGATGGTGCAGTCACACGCATGGCGCTGCCAGAACGCACAAGTCGTGCGCATCCCTGCTTCGGATCATTTTCCGGTCGTCGTGGACTTAGCGCTGCCCGGAGCATAG
- a CDS encoding TonB family protein, with the protein MSQAVTPPPTTLAWRIRSLLQEVPVGMCWLLGLSGSFLAVGITGMAAVDVPPFTLQSHYVEPKIEELPLWDAPMAELTTQEEDSSEPSTEEIPTEVPSELTELPEAPPLDLDLPEIAEALTEKDIFAIPTAPKIENALRPIEPEYKPRPRPSPTPRKSSSTASRSASSSTSKGGSPGGSAGGSSGGTRRISQSSPPYPSFAKAARMQGTVSLAITFAPSGYVSSVRVTGTSGYSALDQSTADYVRRNFRATPSSSSSTYSKRFTFRLR; encoded by the coding sequence ATGTCTCAGGCCGTCACCCCACCTCCAACTACCCTCGCATGGCGAATCCGTTCGCTACTGCAGGAGGTGCCCGTGGGGATGTGCTGGCTCTTGGGGTTGAGTGGTAGCTTTTTGGCCGTCGGTATCACCGGCATGGCTGCGGTGGATGTTCCACCCTTCACCCTACAAAGCCACTACGTAGAGCCAAAGATCGAGGAACTGCCGCTCTGGGATGCACCGATGGCAGAGCTCACGACGCAAGAAGAAGACTCTAGCGAGCCATCGACGGAGGAAATCCCCACCGAGGTGCCCAGCGAGCTCACTGAGCTGCCAGAGGCCCCACCGCTCGATCTCGATCTGCCGGAAATCGCAGAGGCACTCACGGAAAAAGACATCTTTGCCATCCCCACGGCCCCAAAGATCGAAAACGCCCTCCGACCCATCGAGCCCGAGTACAAGCCCCGGCCCCGCCCGAGCCCTACCCCGCGAAAAAGCAGTTCCACAGCCTCGCGCAGCGCTTCCAGCTCCACCAGCAAGGGCGGAAGCCCAGGTGGCTCTGCGGGCGGCTCCTCAGGTGGCACCCGCCGCATTAGCCAGTCTTCGCCACCCTATCCCTCCTTTGCCAAAGCTGCCCGCATGCAGGGCACGGTCAGTCTGGCCATCACCTTTGCCCCCAGTGGCTATGTCTCCAGTGTCCGTGTCACCGGCACCAGTGGATACAGCGCTCTGGATCAGAGCACCGCCGATTATGTGCGGCGGAATTTCCGCGCCACACCCTCCAGCTCCTCCAGCACCTACAGCAAGCGCTTCACCTTCCGCCTCCGCTGA
- a CDS encoding Dabb family protein, protein MIRHTVVFRLKHAPGSDAERDFLHAACLLAAIPGVQRFECLRQVSPKNAFTFGLSMEFADAAAYSGYSDHPEHTAFVQQRWLPEVEDFMEIDYVPHVP, encoded by the coding sequence ATGATTCGCCATACCGTCGTCTTCCGCCTCAAGCACGCTCCTGGCTCCGATGCCGAGCGTGATTTCCTGCATGCAGCCTGCCTCCTGGCGGCTATTCCGGGAGTGCAGCGCTTTGAGTGCCTGCGGCAGGTCAGTCCGAAGAATGCCTTCACCTTCGGCCTCTCGATGGAGTTCGCCGATGCGGCAGCTTACTCAGGCTATAGCGATCATCCAGAGCACACCGCTTTTGTGCAGCAGCGCTGGCTACCAGAGGTGGAGGACTTCATGGAGATCGACTACGTGCCGCATGTGCCGTGA
- a CDS encoding biopolymer transporter ExbD: MKLHSPLPEKKTRLEIIPLIDVMFFLLASFMMVSLTMTKQQTIKVDLPIASAAQGDFKPDMVNLAVDAKGDLFSNKSPVTLPQLENELATRFAKNKATPVYISGDVNTRFADMVKLLDIVKRTGFTKVAFNVKPAAPAAAK, encoded by the coding sequence GTGAAGCTCCACTCACCACTCCCCGAAAAAAAGACCCGGCTGGAAATCATCCCGCTCATCGACGTCATGTTCTTCCTCCTGGCCTCCTTCATGATGGTCAGCCTCACCATGACCAAGCAGCAGACCATCAAAGTCGATCTGCCCATCGCCTCCGCCGCGCAGGGCGATTTCAAGCCCGACATGGTCAATCTGGCGGTCGATGCCAAAGGCGATCTTTTCTCCAATAAAAGCCCCGTCACACTCCCGCAGCTCGAAAACGAGCTCGCCACCCGTTTTGCGAAAAACAAAGCCACACCCGTCTATATCAGCGGCGATGTGAACACACGCTTCGCAGACATGGTGAAGCTCCTCGACATCGTCAAACGCACTGGCTTCACCAAAGTGGCCTTCAACGTCAAACCCGCCGCACCCGCCGCCGCGAAGTAA
- a CDS encoding MotA/TolQ/ExbB proton channel family protein encodes MPSPMLANIVIDFIHKGGPIMWPILVVALFAICVFVERVFWWLRLAAKRDSKRLEAVYEALEAGNLSSAVSQSKDSTDPVVRMIHHGLNHRFSSMQGALEVAAGQELRDAGRFLSAMDTIVTLAPLLGLMGTVTGIMGSFTSIGSSELAVEKVTGGIGEALIATAAGLGIAIGTLVPMNYFHSRLAALKFDLEAAANNVLILAAQHGFDKTGPKTGN; translated from the coding sequence CTGCCATCTCCCATGCTCGCCAACATCGTCATCGACTTCATCCACAAAGGCGGCCCGATCATGTGGCCGATTCTCGTCGTGGCTCTGTTTGCCATCTGTGTCTTTGTAGAGCGGGTTTTTTGGTGGCTACGCCTTGCCGCGAAGCGTGATTCAAAGCGGCTCGAAGCCGTGTATGAAGCCCTGGAGGCCGGAAATCTCTCCTCTGCGGTCTCGCAGTCCAAAGACAGCACCGACCCCGTCGTGCGCATGATCCATCACGGGCTGAATCACCGCTTCTCCAGCATGCAGGGTGCGCTGGAAGTCGCCGCTGGGCAGGAGCTACGTGATGCAGGCCGCTTCCTCAGCGCCATGGACACCATCGTCACCCTCGCCCCGCTGCTGGGGCTCATGGGCACCGTCACCGGCATCATGGGCAGCTTCACCAGCATCGGCAGCAGTGAGCTGGCCGTGGAAAAAGTCACCGGCGGCATCGGTGAGGCCCTCATCGCCACCGCAGCCGGCCTGGGCATCGCCATCGGCACCCTCGTGCCCATGAATTACTTTCACAGCCGCCTCGCAGCCCTCAAATTCGACCTCGAAGCCGCCGCGAACAACGTCCTCATCCTAGCCGCTCAGCACGGCTTCGATAAAACCGGCCCCAAAACCGGGAACTGA